The Aspergillus luchuensis IFO 4308 DNA, chromosome 4, nearly complete sequence DNA window ACTTGAGCTGTTTCTCAGCTGGGCTAGGTAGTTTGAAGCAGAGGTGGGGATAAATAAAGCACACACAGTCATCTTATCAAAATATCGATGGGGAAATATGCACACGATAAATAATGACAACGTGAACAATGGGAACAATTCCTTGAAAAGATATTTGTGACAATTTCTGAGTTGGTGTTATTCTTATCTAGAAGAAGTacagtattaattaatactcCGTACTATACAGACAGACGAAGAGTCGAGAGAGAgtagagaggggggaagccATTGAGTTTGAAACCATGTCTGAGCGTAAGTTACTACTAAAGACATACGAGCACATAATATCAGCAAGGGGGTTGGGAAAAGTGAAACTGTCTTGGAAACTTAAGCTACTCTCAAGCAGGGTCTGGAGAGAACTTAAATTTCATGACTATTCAATCGTGTCTCAGATCGGGTCtttgagatggtggtggggaaaGAGCTTGACTGTCACTCAGATGACCATGACTCTGAGTTTTGAGAGAGAGTTAAATTACGGCCCTGAGCTGATTTGGGAACCTTCTTTTACGGCTTGTGGACCAGAGTACGGAAAGTCATATTGCCAATACTTAACAAATTCTGGTCAGGACATTGCGATCACAAAGACAGGCAGAAAGATAGTCAGAATCTGGTTTTACTACTAAAGTGTCATGTAAAGATTTTGCAGACCAAGTACGAGATACCCATGTTCTCATCTCATTGCAGTCATCACTTTCATTGTTGATCATTCAGTCGGAAGTTGGCCGTTGACATATATAtcaagtatttatatatgtaCGACGCATTGGAAATAACCCTCCTTTTCAGTTCTTAAGAGGCTCCTGGGGTGAGCGCAGAACATCCTCGAACCACTTGTACGACGGGACCAGACTGTGAGGGTATCCCATGTGAGGGAGACCGTGGAAGAATCTGTGGAAGGGGATGGTTAGGTACTAGGTATATAGAGAATTGGTTTGAGCTGACTGACCTTCCCTCTTTGGGACTTCCGTGGTTGAAGAGCATCAGGCAGTCTTCAATGGGGGTAACGCCATCATCCACACCCTGCATGGCATGGGTTAGTATCCAATCTGGAATTTTGAGGGTGCATTAGTCTTACGTTGAGCAGCAACAGTCTGCAGCTAGGCTGATCCAAGATGCCTGTCTCGAGAAGAGAGAACTTCTTCTGGCCATGCTTCTTGAAATCCTCCGGGTTGGAGTAGCCGTACTTCTTCGCCCAGGCAGGAGTGAGCCTATCAAAGGTGCCATTAGTGTCTCTGGCAATGGCAGATGAGGTCACAGTACTCACAAGAATGGATATTCGTGGTCATCGACACGGCTCAACCACTCGGGGTCCAGGAAGTAATGGCACCCCGGTCCGTGGGCGAGGGTTCCAACGAAGCGATCACGATGGGTATGTGCAGCCCGGATCGCGTAGAACCCACCAGCACTCAGACCCCAGGCAGCAACCCGGGACATGTCGAACTCCGGACGAGTCGCCATGTAGTCGAGAACGGTGGTCCATTGACGGTCCGCCGACTCCGGGTCGCTGGGGTCGGCAGGCGAGTCCGCGGTACCGGGGATCTCACAGATAACTGTCGCCCAACCCCGGTTGATGATCTCATGGGTGCGTTGACTGTTGTCAGGGCGGTATCCATCCAGGCCAGTCATCAGCACAACAACTGGGACGGGGTTCTCTGCCGTCGCATGTTCCGGGACACGAACGAAGAGGGGAACATAGGCACCGTCGGTGGCCGACTTATGCTTGTGCGGGATGATGACCTCCTGGATGGTGGGCTTCCAAAAGGAAGCGGCCTTCAGATACACCTTTTTCTGTCGGTTGAAGGCCTCTTTTTTGATATCCTCTCTAGTCGGATCGACATAAGGGAAGCGGGAGATGCGGTAGACCACAGCGGCTCTCCGGAGCAGGTCAGATGCCATCTCtacattgttgttgttcaaAGCAGCGGAGGCCTTATTCTCCAGGGCCTCGGCAACCGGGAAGAAAGCCTGTGTGTAGGCATCTGTGTAGGCATCGTTGATGTTTTCCTATCATAGAGTGAGCATGTTACCCTTGCGCTAATAAGGGGCACATGGCAAGATCATGATAACCTACATCAATAAGCTTCTGGAAAATAGGTCGAAAGTCTTCGATGGCACCGTCGTGGAATGGGTAGACGGATTTTTCACACTGCAGGCTACGTTAGATAAGGACTGCCTGACGGCTGGCCAACCACTGAGCAAGGGGTGGTGATGCCGACCACCAGCGAAACTTACTGCAAACTTCCACTTCGTCTCCCAAAGAGCTTTGATAGAGCCCTTGTGGGGGTAAACGGTGTTGAACTTCTCGCCGAGGATCCAAGGAGCCATGGTGTTTGCTTGCTCGTATCGTCCAGTCTTGAGTAGACGGTGTGAAGATGTACAGATCAGAAGGGAGACAGCATTGAAGAACCCTTTTAAACGTAGCTCGTTCAATGTAAGGTCCTCACGGCGAAACCTGCCGATTGGGGTACACATGAACTCTCCTCCACATCTTGTGACATCAGAACCAACTATCGAGGGTGCTTAGGGCTACAAACGCAGGGGGGCTGACCAATCCACAGCTGCTGAGGGATCAAGGGGCGTCACCGTCTGTCTCGGGTCTCGGACAATCGGTAAGGCTTGACACGCTGTTCCGCTGACAGAGGTTGGGATGAGAGTTTGCTTGAGGTGGCCGTAGCTGAAACTCCCTTGCCTGCATTGTGCCATGTTGACGACCTCCCGCTATATCGGATCATGCTCCGACCCCCAGGCATCCATGTTCGAGACCAACCAAGAGTTTCTacttggaagggaagagaccGCTAATTCGGACGCCTAAACTTCTTGAAGTATGTGTTGCTGTACGGTCGAAGTAGATCGAAGCGGTCGATTGCCGAAGATGGATGTGATTGGTCGGGAGTACATGTTGTACTCATTGCAGCTTAACTAGAGTTAGAAATACTTCATGTAAGTGCTTGATGTTGAGAACATCGTGGTAGCCACCTGGTGGACCCAAATATGTACTGCCTTTGGGGGAACAGGGCATATTCCAACACGGTAGTCTTCTCATCAAGTGAATGCCTTGCATCCCCCCGATTCCAAGGCGGAAGGCGCATTCCAATGCCTGCTGTCGCGGtctggatgaggaaggattGTTCGCTCGCTGGTTCAAGGTCTCGGTCCCTGAGCCATGCTATTGTCGGTCTCAACAAAGCAGATATGCTTTTTCAAAAGAGGTCATGTATCCCAAGCCGCAGACCTCCAAAATCTTATTGGCACGAGAAGGGGAACACAAAGTATGGAAGCTATAGGGAAGGCACCAAGGGCTAGCCTACAGATAACGACGTTGAAGGGAGTGCCCCGTTGCATCAATAGCGCGGACATCTATCGCACAGTGCCTTGAGATTTGACCCCCTTCATAGCTGAAGTAACCGCCATTAGGCGTCAATATATTCGGCTATTATCCACAGCCAGACAAGCGTGCCAATACCTCAGGAATTTTCTTGCCGGGGCATCCTGCATCTCTGAACCGGGAAGGTATCTGCATGTAGGAGGAGCTAGTCGACTCCctacttctccttcctcaccccTTGAAGCAAGGACAGGTTACATGCTCGCATTCTATGTCTATGCTGGAATGATTTCTCCCGGGCGGCGACTGAAAGCACGACTCGCATCGGATCGGCTCATTTGTAGGCTTGCTGTCCGGCCATGCGAGAAATGTTTGTTTGGATCTGATGCCGTGGCGGCGACACCGACGAGGCATCCATATCGCCAAGGGTTGCTTTCCTTATTGCTCCGCGGGCTGATCTAAGTTTTTGTCGATAATATAGTAAGCCCGAGCAATTTTCTGTACATACTTATTTTCGACCTTCCTTCAGGAATTGCTCCCAACAGTCTGCGCCCGCATCCGGTGAATGCTATACTCGAAGCCGCGGCAATGATCCGAACCCTCACAACGCTCGGCCTGTACGGGTTCGTCCAACAGGCATTGAGCAAAAATGTGTATCTGGATTGGAATATAACTTGGGTGACAGCAGCACCTGATGGGTATGCGAGGCCTGTGATCGGCATTAACGGACATTGGCCTTGTCCCCAAATTGATGTCGATGTTGGCGACAATCTCATCGTCGACGTGTACAACGGGCTGGGGAACGAGTCCACCGGAATCCATTGGCATGGTCTGCATCAGAACTACAATGGCTACATGGACGGTGTCCCAGGAGTCACCCAATGCGAGctccaccccaaccagcgCATGCGCTACGTTGTTCCGGTAAGCTGAGCATGCTTGCTGGATCAGTACCTGAACTGCGCCTGCTGACCCCGTGGATCTAGATGAATCAAACCGGTACCTATTGGTATCACTCCCACGAGCCCGGTCAGTATCCTGATGGGTTGCGCGGTCCCATCATCGTGCACGACAATGTTCCTGCCCCGTATCACtatgatgaggagatgacTCTCACCTTATCCGACTGGTATCATGTACAGATACCCGTCTTGCTCGATGAATTCATAGTTCCAGGAGACCATGCCCCTTATGGAGGTCTAGAGCCGCTACCTGATGCGATTTTGTTCAACGACATGCATAACACCAAAATCAGCGTTAAGCCCGGCACGACCTACCTGATCCACGTTGTCTGCATGGGCAACTTTCCCGGGCATGCGCTCGTCATTGACGACCACGACATGACCATTGTTGGTATGGATGGCATTGCAGTGGAACCGCATTTCCTTCCACCCCAGTATCTGCGTGTGGCCGTTGGACAACGAGTCGACatccttctcaccaccaaaAATGATACTAGCAAGAACTACGCCATCTGGGACGGTCTCGATATTGATGAGATGTTCGTTCAAGAGGGAAGGAGCCCACCTCCAGGGTACAATCCCAACGGCACCGCATGGCTCATGTACAACGAGGATGCTCCTttgcctcctccgcccatcATTCATGTCAACAATGCAAGTCTGGACTTCCTCGATGATGTGACCTTAACACCGATAGACAACCTTCCACTGATTGACCCCATACAACACCAATTTATCTTCGACGTCTACCCGACCACAGTGGATGGAAAGCCCGCCTacagcatcaacaacatgacATATAACGCTCCCGACTCGCCCACGCTGTACACTGCCATCTATTCTGACCCCGATGCCTGCTTAGACCCAGACCTCTATGGAGATGTGAACCCTTTTGTTGTCAATTATGGTGATGTGGTGGAAATCGttctcaacaaccaccatgaCAATCTCCACCCGTGGCATCTCCACGGTCATGATTTCCAGGTGCTCCAGCGCACTTACCCGTACGGTGGCTTCTTCGATGGCTACCGCAACGTTTCTGCCACGCCCATGCGCCGAGATACGCTCATGGTGGAGCCCATGGGTCATTTCGTGATTAGATTCCGTGCAATGAATCCTGATAAGTAATCCCTCCCTGCAAGTTGGTGTCTCCAAACTGACGTTAACCGGTCAATTACGCATCTGGATGTTCCATTGCCACATTGAGTGGCACGTCGAGATCCGCCTCATGGCGATCATTATCGAAGCGCCGGACCAGCTGCAGAACATGACCATACCGGATGATCATCTCAAGATCTGCGGAAACACTCAACCCAGCAATTGGGCCCCATTGGCTCCTTCGCCATAGACAGTCCGACCCGGCATCAGGTATGAGTGCCGTTAGTGTCCTCTAAAACTTAACTGATCTAGCCCAGAACGATCCCAATGGCCACGCACACGACATGTATACCTGTTGACAATGCTGATCTTCAAGCCACCATACTCTGTCTATGTGAGccttaaaaagaatataaacaCCTCTTCAAGTGACCCGCTGGCGACCGGGAGTCTTGACCTGTGTGAATGAGCCTTCCGATGTTTGGATATGCTTTAGTGTCCATGGCGACCATAATCCGTGATAAGTAATGTTACGAACAATAGACGAAAAGTTgtatcatcttccttttACTGAAGTTTGCAGCTGTCATGCAGCATTCCAACCATAGTTTTGTATGCCGAATATACCTCCGTAGTAAGGCGGACCTCGCAAGTAGAAGTTATAGCGAGGCCTTTTCCTTTATCAGTCCGCTTTGTCGCATCAAATCGTAAACATCCTCCGCCACACCCCAGGACAACTCAAACCCACGACCCCCCGCTCCATACGCATGAACGATCACCTCCTGACCTtgatccatcctctccacttcAATCCTCATACCCCCCTCTCGTGCCGGTCGACGACCAACAATATCACGAATAACATCGAACTCTCCTCTAGTTCCCTCCTGGAAGGGGAACCACTTAGCAGCATTCGCCAGTAGCTGGGCCCGTGTTTCCATCGACGGATTAGGATCCCAATTATGCGGCTGCTTCGTGCCCCCGATAATCGTCCCACCACCCAACGGGCGCGGGATACAGAAGGACCACGAGCCATCGCTATTCTGTCGAGTGATAGTCGCCGAGCACGGATTCCTGACCAGACACGTTTGCCCTAAaatagtcagtcagtcactataccatcaccatcatcatcatcatcatcactcaccCCGAATAATATAACTCTTCtcatccccaaaccccaacccAGAACAATTAACCACCGCCCCCACCCTCTCCGCAAGATAGAACCCCTCCCTCAAATCCACAAACGTAtactccttcacctccccacccctcaAGACAAACTCCCGCAGCAACCACGCACAATACACCGGCGAATTCACCACGAATGTCTCATATCTCACTCCCCACTTCACATCCCCTGGCACCTCCTCAGGCTGTAAGTACTCAAACCCATCCAGATGCCCATACACTGCCTGGATGTTCTTCTCGTCGAGGTACTCCGCCGGCGGGTTCTCGAGGTGCTCGATGCCAGTGATGGACTGGACGCCCGCACCTGGTTCCTGGGCCGCGAGTGTCCTGAAGTGTGCGTAGGTGCGACGggcttgtgcttcttctcgAGTGTGTTGGGCGTTGGAGCCGGGGACCGGACGATAGTGGGCGCCTGCCCAGGGTGAGGCGTAGTTGAGGGATGTGCTGTGGGGGAAATCTCGGGCTGCGAGGAGAACGCgttgggatggggagaggtgttgttggatgtaGAGCGCTGTGGAGAGGCCGATTATGCCGGCTCTGTTTGGTTGCAAATGGGTGGGGTGGTTAgtggtgctgatgttgtGGTTTTGGGTGACGTTGGGATTGAGAAAAGACGTACCCTATTACTACAatggtttctttttcagTCATTATGCTGTGGCTGGTATTGGTTTTGTAGATTGGTTGgattgtgtgtgtatgtaagTACTAAGTGATttggttggtgatgatgatgttgttgtcggcGGGGATTGAGGGGATGATAAGCGTTTCTGGAACCAGTTCCCCGCACGCGGAGGGAGGCATTGAGTCATACTTTGGGGCCTTTTATAACTAGCCATCAATCGTTCCTCTTTTGGTCGAATGCTTTCTAACTACTTTAGATGTCAACGCAATTGGGGTAATTGGTGATGTGGCCATGGCCGGCCTGATTGCGTCCAGAATCACCCGGACAACTATCTGTTGTTCGGGAATAGATACGAAAATATAGCTAGTATTTCGGGGTAAGCGTGGAAATTATAAAACGCACTATTAAGATGTTCTTCGGTTCTAGCTTCAATTATGCAGGCTAGGACCGCCGACACTgaccatctatctatctgctaTCTAAGCTCTCCGAATATCGGCTTCCGCCTGTCTCGCTTGGTCACGTCCACCGCGCGCATGGACTTATGGCGGTCATCGGGACAATCTGGTCATCGAGATAGTCCAGTCGAGGCGCACGCACGTCGCAAGCCAATGCGCAACTCGAGCTGGCCTGCCAGGTAGTGTTGCCATCGCATTGACTTGTACTGCATCAGACAGGATGATCCTGCTCGGACGCAGCGGGACCAGACGAGCTCCCCGTTTGTAGGCTGAAGACGAACTGAATCCGCGTCCGCTTGTAAGCGGTAATTGGGTATATCTTCGTGAAACGTCATGCTATGGCGTGGTATCAAACACATCTTATCTTTTGCCATTTCTTTCAGCGATTCGCAAAACCAAGGCTTAATCCAAAGCATCGGGCAACTTCTCGATGGTGAATTTGCCCCTTGCAACCTTCATGATGGGCACACCAGGAATCTTGCGCAGACGGCGACACAGATCTTGATCGTTGGTCGCCACAATGTAAATTCTATGCTTCGTCACCTACAAGAGCCGTTAGCGCGCTGTGTTACCCCAAACGAAGGGGTTTGAGTAACCACTCACCCGATCCACGATACAGTCATCTGCATAGGTACCCTTGTGAGAGCACTTGACCCTAGACCACCGAGGGTCTTTGGCAACCCGAAGTGCGAGGCGGTACTTGTCACCCAGCTTTTCCAATTCCGCAATGGTGCAGTCTGAGAAGGTCGGAACACACTTCGCGTATAGCCTGCAGCTAGTCTTAGCAGATGTCCAAAGCCCAGATATTGTGTGCAACTCACAGGTCCATCATCGAAGTAAGTAGATCCTGCTTCGCTCGGATAGCGTGGGAAACAAAGTTGGTATCGACCAGCACGTGGTAGGGAGGGCCAAGGGCAGTGTTTGCGGCAAAGAACATGTTCGAAGGGGCTTGGGTAACTTGACGAGTCAGCTGATCCTCCTTGGGCGtctccttcttcgcttcCGGCTTCTTCAGTCGCTCATCGCGGGCCTTGATGGCGCGCTTCATCTATAGATTCAGTAGGATCAGTTTCCGTTCCGTATCGACTGCAAAGCCTCGTAATCATACCTGCGCGAACTTGCGAGTCTTCTTTTGCACACCCATTTTGTTGACAATAGGCCTTGACCGCTAAACAGGGAGGAAAAGTAAAGCAGCAGAGAATGGGATCGATATTCGTTGCTATCGATATTGTTGAACCCAGAAGATTTTGGAGAAGGCGGAAAATCAGATCACGGGCCGATGTTTTGCCGTGATAGCCAGAGCCAAGCAGTTCCGTTATCATGTGATCTACCCGTGACCGCCTGTCGCGTTGCACGGCATCCCCGTCCGTCTAACTGGAAATGGCAGTACCCTGTCGCGAAGTCTAGAGCTTCTTGGGATTCTCGTTGGCATCATCGAAAGCAACGTACAGGCCCAAGTGTACAGTTGCACTCTGGCTCTAATTGAGGAGCATTCGATTTCATATTGGATGACCACCACAATGTCGT harbors:
- the ayg1 gene encoding heptaketide hydrolyase ayg1 (COG:O;~EggNog:ENOG410PJP9;~InterPro:IPR010520,IPR029058;~PFAM:PF06500,PF00326) translates to MAPWILGEKFNTVYPHKGSIKALWETKWKFACEKSVYPFHDGAIEDFRPIFQKLIDENINDAYTDAYTQAFFPVAEALENKASAALNNNNVEMASDLLRRAAVVYRISRFPYVDPTREDIKKEAFNRQKKVYLKAASFWKPTIQEVIIPHKHKSATDGAYVPLFVRVPEHATAENPVPVVVLMTGLDGYRPDNSQRTHEIINRGWATVICEIPGTADSPADPSDPESADRQWTTVLDYMATRPEFDMSRVAAWGLSAGGFYAIRAAHTHRDRFVGTLAHGPGCHYFLDPEWLSRVDDHEYPFLLTPAWAKKYGYSNPEDFKKHGQKKFSLLETGILDQPSCRLLLLNGVDDGVTPIEDCLMLFNHGSPKEGRFFHGLPHMGYPHSLVPSYKWFEDVLRSPQEPLKN
- the abr1 gene encoding multicopper oxidase abr1 (CAZy:AA1;~COG:Q;~EggNog:ENOG410Q1FT;~InterPro:IPR008972,IPR011707,IPR011706,IPR033138, IPR044130,IPR001117;~PFAM:PF00394,PF07731,PF07732;~go_function: GO:0005507 - copper ion binding [Evidence IEA];~go_function: GO:0016491 - oxidoreductase activity [Evidence IEA];~go_process: GO:0006811 - ion transport [Evidence IEA];~go_process: GO:0055114 - oxidation-reduction process [Evidence IEA]), with translation MIRTLTTLGLYGFVQQALSKNVYLDWNITWVTAAPDGYARPVIGINGHWPCPQIDVDVGDNLIVDVYNGLGNESTGIHWHGLHQNYNGYMDGVPGVTQCELHPNQRMRYVVPMNQTGTYWYHSHEPGQYPDGLRGPIIVHDNVPAPYHYDEEMTLTLSDWYHVQIPVLLDEFIVPGDHAPYGGLEPLPDAILFNDMHNTKISVKPGTTYLIHVVCMGNFPGHALVIDDHDMTIVGMDGIAVEPHFLPPQYLRVAVGQRVDILLTTKNDTSKNYAIWDGLDIDEMFVQEGRSPPPGYNPNGTAWLMYNEDAPLPPPPIIHVNNASLDFLDDVTLTPIDNLPLIDPIQHQFIFDVYPTTVDGKPAYSINNMTYNAPDSPTLYTAIYSDPDACLDPDLYGDVNPFVVNYGDVVEIVLNNHHDNLHPWHLHGHDFQVLQRTYPYGGFFDGYRNVSATPMRRDTLMVEPMGHFVIRFRAMNPDK
- a CDS encoding FAD-dependent oxidoreductase (COG:E;~EggNog:ENOG410PMZS;~InterPro:IPR023209,IPR006076,IPR006181;~PFAM:PF01266;~TransMembrane:1 (o6-23i);~go_function: GO:0003884 - D-amino-acid oxidase activity [Evidence IEA];~go_function: GO:0016491 - oxidoreductase activity [Evidence IEA];~go_function: GO:0071949 - FAD binding [Evidence IEA];~go_process: GO:0046416 - D-amino acid metabolic process [Evidence IEA];~go_process: GO:0055114 - oxidation-reduction process [Evidence IEA]), which produces MTEKETIVVIGAGIIGLSTALYIQQHLSPSQRVLLAARDFPHSTSLNYASPWAGAHYRPVPGSNAQHTREEAQARRTYAHFRTLAAQEPGAGVQSITGIEHLENPPAEYLDEKNIQAVYGHLDGFEYLQPEEVPGDVKWGVRYETFVVNSPVYCAWLLREFVLRGGEVKEYTFVDLREGFYLAERVGAVVNCSGLGFGDEKSYIIRGQTCLVRNPCSATITRQNSDGSWSFCIPRPLGGGTIIGGTKQPHNWDPNPSMETRAQLLANAAKWFPFQEGTRGEFDVIRDIVGRRPAREGGMRIEVERMDQGQEVIVHAYGAGGRGFELSWGVAEDVYDLMRQSGLIKEKASL
- a CDS encoding rRNA-processing FCF1 family protein (BUSCO:EOG09264SET;~COG:S;~EggNog:ENOG410PKAF;~InterPro:IPR029060,IPR002716,IPR006984;~PFAM:PF04900,PF18477;~go_component: GO:0032040 - small-subunit processome [Evidence IEA]): MGVQKKTRKFAQMKRAIKARDERLKKPEAKKETPKEDQLTRQVTQAPSNMFFAANTALGPPYHVLVDTNFVSHAIRAKQDLLTSMMDLLYAKCVPTFSDCTIAELEKLGDKYRLALRVAKDPRWSRVKCSHKGTYADDCIVDRVTKHRIYIVATNDQDLCRRLRKIPGVPIMKVARGKFTIEKLPDALD